From Streptomyces chrestomyceticus JCM 4735, one genomic window encodes:
- a CDS encoding tetratricopeptide repeat protein, with protein sequence MAGSLAVLRDRHRAEADGLLARAVEEEVRRSGGTLDRGVLLARARAVLDDLAGAASEEYDAYVHALDESAAGQRPLSERLSRKELSTPAVATAVAAVAAFGTDLAFGTGPGAALGVGVSVVAAGAAATVVKLTAGHWPAAHRQAGMRGQPGGPEQLRLQWLTALEVRGIRPFLDQQRMLTAATRSSSSGTPAASRGSRVPQLRGADRSAAARQRSVLEQSFSHLPQPEQLFAGRRAHLAQIAQWVHAARASTETRPTVVVLHGEPGSGRTALAVRAAHQLRDQFRGACVVDLRGDTPGETPLPTRDALLHLLNRLGAPREQLLFRERPSQEQHVKRLTELYHKHLTGLPVTVLLDDASDPEQVRLLVPDRSDSLVLVTTREPMDLPGDLPAWVHQLPVGALDSAGTEELLRAAADESAGETGPYDHQSVERIAQLCAGLPLALRVAGSSLGPRSPATLAADLAESAARHPAAGPGASPAEAALWLRYGDQSETARRLLRRLALVGRASLGAAAAAALLGVDTPEAERQLSALAAAGLIEHVRSDRYRLHALVHHFAHARLLDEEDPAGRSTAQERLIRSYAELADSVIRLVDGRTSTRADRFGSHGFTSLDAALQWLDDETSFITAALRHADQDVDQATVSHLLGALADYCLLRGDLYRLGELSELTKAADRGLLVRSVQWRTGIAARQLGELDKARTTLTSVVDLYFEAQHPVGAARALRDLGITLQQQGNLTEAAAKLREAMEMQSGPDVRGDRAWTLHALAAVERDRARVAEALALLRESLELHRESESLHGQAWAHFQLGQVYLRMGEVPEAEREFHAAMDLYGRTHDDRGEAWAMTQLARARLVDGDPDPAVDRLRQALPLHRRYEDARGEAWTLYYLGQSLEEQGDLDAALRHLERSRTMFSRMQDGYGLACARHHSGRVTRDLRAAQTGSLRNSGFARQLLQDARKDFQRIGVPHGEAWSCLELVIIDAGNGRAAQALELADEAARTFAGYGDRRGEDWARFLRCTLLPFASPGGSVVGAAVAQEELARLAQEGHPTRDSKLEDCAETFALLLERGVEPETGWEAWRLGMVPNRHAREVMGVTVT encoded by the coding sequence ATGGCGGGCTCACTGGCTGTGCTGCGCGATCGTCATCGGGCGGAAGCGGACGGGCTGTTGGCGCGAGCCGTCGAGGAGGAGGTCCGGCGCTCGGGCGGGACGCTCGACCGGGGTGTCCTGCTGGCCCGGGCCCGCGCGGTGCTGGACGATCTGGCCGGTGCGGCGTCCGAGGAGTACGACGCGTACGTGCACGCGCTGGACGAGTCCGCGGCCGGGCAGCGCCCGTTGTCCGAGCGGCTGTCGCGCAAGGAGCTGAGCACCCCCGCGGTGGCCACGGCGGTCGCGGCGGTCGCCGCCTTCGGCACGGACCTCGCGTTCGGGACGGGCCCCGGCGCGGCGCTCGGCGTCGGTGTCTCGGTGGTGGCCGCGGGCGCCGCGGCGACGGTCGTGAAGCTGACGGCGGGACACTGGCCGGCGGCCCACCGGCAGGCCGGGATGCGCGGCCAGCCGGGCGGTCCCGAGCAGTTGCGGCTGCAGTGGCTGACCGCGCTGGAGGTGCGCGGCATCCGGCCGTTCCTGGACCAGCAGCGGATGCTGACGGCGGCGACGCGCAGCAGTTCCTCCGGCACGCCCGCCGCCTCCCGAGGCAGCCGGGTGCCGCAACTGCGCGGCGCGGACCGCAGCGCGGCGGCCCGCCAGCGGTCCGTGCTGGAGCAGTCCTTCTCCCATCTGCCGCAGCCGGAGCAACTGTTCGCGGGGCGGCGGGCCCATCTGGCGCAGATCGCGCAGTGGGTGCACGCGGCCCGGGCGAGCACGGAGACCCGGCCGACGGTCGTGGTGCTGCACGGCGAGCCCGGCTCGGGGCGTACGGCGCTGGCGGTGCGGGCCGCGCACCAACTGCGGGACCAGTTCCGCGGCGCGTGCGTGGTGGACCTGCGCGGGGACACCCCGGGCGAGACGCCGCTGCCGACGCGCGACGCGCTGCTGCACCTGCTCAACCGGCTCGGCGCGCCGCGCGAGCAGTTGCTCTTCCGTGAGCGGCCCTCCCAGGAGCAGCACGTCAAACGGCTCACGGAGCTGTACCACAAGCATCTGACGGGCCTGCCCGTCACGGTCCTGCTGGACGACGCCTCGGACCCGGAACAGGTGCGCCTGCTGGTGCCGGACCGCTCCGACAGCCTGGTGCTGGTGACGACCCGCGAGCCGATGGACCTGCCCGGCGATCTCCCGGCGTGGGTGCACCAGCTCCCGGTGGGCGCGCTGGACTCGGCGGGCACCGAGGAGCTGCTGCGGGCCGCGGCCGACGAGTCCGCGGGTGAGACCGGACCGTACGACCACCAGTCCGTCGAGCGGATCGCGCAACTGTGCGCGGGGCTGCCGCTGGCGCTGCGGGTGGCCGGTTCGTCGCTGGGGCCCAGGTCGCCCGCCACCCTGGCGGCGGACCTGGCGGAGAGCGCCGCACGGCATCCGGCCGCCGGGCCAGGGGCGTCCCCCGCCGAGGCGGCGCTGTGGCTGCGCTACGGCGACCAGTCGGAGACGGCCCGCCGACTGCTGCGCCGGCTGGCGCTGGTGGGTCGGGCCAGCCTGGGGGCGGCCGCCGCGGCGGCGCTGCTGGGCGTGGACACGCCGGAGGCCGAACGGCAGCTTTCGGCACTGGCCGCCGCGGGCCTGATCGAGCACGTCCGCAGCGACCGCTACCGCCTGCACGCCCTCGTGCACCACTTCGCGCACGCCCGCCTGCTGGACGAGGAGGACCCGGCCGGGCGCAGTACGGCCCAGGAGCGGCTGATCCGCAGCTACGCGGAGCTGGCGGACTCGGTGATCCGCCTGGTGGACGGCCGTACGTCCACCCGCGCCGACCGCTTCGGCTCGCACGGCTTCACCTCGCTGGACGCCGCGCTCCAGTGGCTGGACGACGAGACCAGCTTCATCACCGCCGCGCTGCGCCACGCCGACCAGGACGTGGACCAGGCGACCGTCTCGCACCTGCTGGGCGCCCTGGCCGACTACTGCCTGCTGCGCGGTGACCTGTACCGCCTCGGCGAGCTGAGCGAGCTGACCAAGGCCGCCGACCGGGGGCTGCTCGTACGGTCCGTGCAGTGGCGCACCGGCATCGCGGCCCGGCAGCTCGGTGAGCTGGACAAGGCCCGTACGACCCTGACCTCGGTGGTCGACCTGTACTTCGAGGCGCAGCACCCGGTCGGTGCCGCGCGTGCCCTGCGTGACCTGGGGATCACGCTCCAGCAACAGGGCAATCTGACGGAGGCCGCGGCCAAGCTGCGCGAGGCCATGGAGATGCAGTCCGGCCCGGACGTGCGCGGTGACCGGGCATGGACGCTGCACGCGCTGGCGGCCGTGGAGCGGGACCGCGCGCGGGTGGCGGAGGCGCTGGCGCTGCTGCGCGAGTCCCTGGAACTGCACCGGGAGAGCGAGAGCCTGCACGGCCAGGCGTGGGCGCACTTCCAGCTCGGCCAGGTGTACCTGCGGATGGGCGAGGTCCCGGAGGCGGAGCGCGAGTTCCACGCGGCGATGGACCTGTACGGCCGTACGCACGACGACCGCGGCGAGGCGTGGGCGATGACCCAGTTGGCGCGGGCCCGGCTGGTGGACGGCGACCCGGACCCGGCGGTGGACCGGCTGCGCCAGGCCCTGCCCCTGCACCGTCGCTACGAGGACGCCCGTGGCGAGGCGTGGACGCTGTACTACCTGGGCCAGTCGCTGGAGGAGCAGGGCGACCTGGACGCGGCGCTGCGGCACCTGGAGCGGTCGAGGACGATGTTCAGCCGGATGCAGGACGGCTACGGCCTCGCCTGCGCCCGGCACCACTCGGGGCGCGTCACCCGGGACCTGCGGGCCGCGCAGACCGGTTCGCTGCGCAACAGCGGCTTCGCCCGGCAGCTCCTCCAGGACGCCCGCAAGGACTTCCAGCGGATCGGCGTCCCGCACGGGGAGGCGTGGTCCTGCCTGGAGCTGGTGATCATCGACGCGGGCAACGGGCGGGCGGCGCAGGCGCTGGAGCTGGCCGACGAGGCGGCGCGGACGTTCGCCGGTTACGGGGACCGGCGCGGCGAGGACTGGGCCCGTTTCCTGCGCTGCACGCTGCTGCCGTTCGCCTCACCGGGCGGCTCGGTGGTCGGCGCGGCGGTCGCGCAGGAGGAGCTGGCCCGGCTGGCGCAGGAAGGGCATCCGACCCGGGACTCGAAGCTGGAGGACTGCGCGGAGACGTTCGCGCTGCTGCTGGAGCGCGGCGTCGAGCCGGAAACGGGGTGGGAGGCATGGCGGCTCGGCATGGTTCCGAACCGCCACGCGCGCGAGGTCATGGGGGTGACCGTCACCTGA
- the mca gene encoding mycothiol conjugate amidase Mca yields the protein MTEQLRLMAVHAHPDDESSKGAATMAKYVSEGVDVLVATCTGGERGSILNPKLQGDPYIEEHIHEVRKKEMDEAREILGVKQEWLGFVDSGLPEGDPLPPLPDGCFALQDVEAAAEPLVKLIREFKPQVITTYDENGGYPHPDHIMTHKISMVAFEAAGDPEKYPEAGEPWQPQKLYYNQGFNRPRTVALHEALLERGMESPYGEWLERWKEFERRERTLTTYVPCADFFEIRDKALIAHATQIDPDGGWFRVPMDIQKEVWPTEEYELAKSLVDTSLPEDDLFAGIRNN from the coding sequence TTGACTGAGCAGCTGCGACTGATGGCAGTCCACGCCCATCCCGACGACGAGTCGAGCAAGGGCGCGGCCACCATGGCCAAGTACGTGTCCGAGGGGGTGGACGTGCTGGTCGCCACCTGCACGGGCGGGGAGCGCGGCTCCATCCTCAACCCGAAGCTCCAGGGCGACCCGTACATCGAGGAGCACATCCACGAGGTGCGCAAGAAGGAGATGGACGAGGCCCGGGAGATCCTGGGCGTCAAGCAGGAGTGGCTGGGATTCGTCGATTCCGGGCTGCCCGAGGGCGACCCGCTGCCGCCGCTGCCCGACGGCTGCTTCGCCCTCCAGGACGTGGAGGCGGCGGCCGAGCCGCTGGTGAAGCTGATCCGTGAGTTCAAGCCGCAGGTCATCACGACCTACGACGAGAACGGCGGCTACCCGCACCCCGACCACATCATGACCCACAAGATCTCGATGGTGGCGTTCGAGGCGGCCGGCGACCCGGAGAAGTACCCGGAGGCCGGTGAGCCCTGGCAGCCGCAGAAGCTCTACTACAACCAGGGCTTCAACCGGCCGCGCACCGTCGCGCTGCACGAGGCGCTGCTGGAGCGTGGCATGGAGTCCCCGTACGGGGAGTGGCTGGAGCGCTGGAAGGAGTTCGAGCGCCGCGAGCGCACGCTGACCACGTACGTGCCCTGCGCCGACTTCTTCGAGATCCGCGACAAGGCGCTGATCGCGCACGCGACGCAGATCGACCCCGACGGCGGCTGGTTCCGGGTGCCGATGGACATCCAGAAGGAGGTCTGGCCCACGGAGGAGTACGAACTCGCCAAGTCGCTCGTCGACACGTCCCTCCCCGAGGACGACCTCTTCGCGGGCATCCGCAACAATTGA
- a CDS encoding DUF4307 domain-containing protein: MGAVREGLPDGRYGRSADQRADRKLKIIGAVLGVALLGVVGWSGFSYISGQELSGRVITWDRVSDSAVKVHLEVVKGKDDTGTCTLRSQADSGAEVGRKDVTVDAPKEQVDVEVTIRTTARATNAVLVGCTSSGG, from the coding sequence ATGGGCGCGGTGCGTGAAGGGCTGCCCGACGGACGCTACGGCCGCTCCGCCGACCAGCGCGCCGACCGCAAGCTGAAGATCATCGGTGCCGTGCTGGGCGTGGCGCTGCTCGGCGTGGTCGGCTGGTCCGGTTTCTCCTACATCTCCGGGCAGGAACTCAGCGGCCGGGTGATCACCTGGGACCGGGTTTCGGACAGTGCCGTCAAGGTGCACCTGGAAGTCGTCAAGGGCAAGGACGACACCGGTACGTGCACGCTGCGCTCGCAGGCCGACAGCGGCGCCGAGGTGGGGCGCAAGGACGTCACCGTGGACGCTCCGAAGGAGCAGGTGGACGTCGAGGTCACGATCCGTACGACGGCACGGGCGACCAACGCCGTCCTGGTCGGCTGCACGTCCTCCGGCGGCTGA
- the greA gene encoding transcription elongation factor GreA: MTQTSDNVTWLTQEAYDQLKAELEYLSGPARAEITEKIAAAREEGDLKENAGYHAAKEEQGKQDLRMRQLKQLLETAKVGEAPAATGVVAPGTVVTIAFDGDPDDTLTFLLASREYASSEIETYSPQSPLGSGVNGKKIGETAEYELPNGKKASVKILEAKPYTA; the protein is encoded by the coding sequence GTGACCCAGACCAGCGACAACGTCACCTGGCTGACCCAGGAGGCGTATGACCAGCTCAAGGCCGAGCTGGAGTACCTGTCTGGTCCCGCACGCGCCGAGATCACCGAAAAGATCGCGGCGGCCCGCGAGGAAGGTGACCTGAAGGAGAACGCCGGGTACCACGCGGCCAAGGAAGAGCAGGGCAAGCAGGACCTTCGGATGCGCCAGCTCAAGCAACTGCTGGAGACGGCGAAGGTCGGCGAGGCGCCCGCCGCCACTGGTGTCGTGGCCCCCGGCACGGTCGTCACCATCGCGTTCGACGGAGACCCGGACGACACCCTGACGTTCCTGCTGGCCTCGCGGGAGTACGCGAGCTCGGAGATCGAGACCTACTCCCCGCAGTCCCCGCTGGGCTCCGGAGTGAACGGCAAGAAGATCGGCGAGACCGCCGAGTACGAGCTTCCCAACGGCAAGAAGGCTTCGGTGAAGATCCTCGAAGCCAAGCCGTACACGGCCTGA
- a CDS encoding ABC transporter permease → MSTMTDSLVLARRNLIRMKRIPEVVLFGLIQPIMFVVLFTYVFGGSIQVGGSLSQQTYREFLMAGIFAQTVTFATAGAGAGIADDMHKGLIDRFRSLPMARGAVLTGRTLADLVQTTLTLIVLALVALLIGWRTHENIGKVVAGFALLLLLGYAFSWIGALIGLTVRTPEAATSGGLIWLFPLTFISNAFVDSNKLPTVFRHIAEWNPFSTTVQAARELFGNLPPGFKTPDAWPMQHPIIASVLWSVAILVFFRTLAVRKYRKAAG, encoded by the coding sequence ATGAGCACCATGACCGACTCCCTGGTCCTCGCCCGGCGGAACCTGATCCGCATGAAGCGGATCCCCGAGGTGGTCCTGTTCGGCCTCATCCAGCCGATCATGTTCGTGGTCCTCTTCACGTACGTGTTCGGCGGCTCGATCCAGGTCGGCGGCTCGCTCTCGCAGCAGACCTACCGCGAGTTCCTGATGGCGGGCATCTTCGCGCAGACCGTCACCTTCGCCACCGCCGGTGCGGGCGCGGGCATCGCCGACGACATGCACAAGGGGCTGATCGACCGGTTCCGCTCGCTGCCCATGGCGCGCGGCGCCGTCCTCACCGGCCGTACCCTCGCCGACCTCGTACAGACGACGCTCACCCTGATCGTGCTCGCTCTCGTCGCGCTCCTCATCGGCTGGCGCACGCACGAGAACATCGGCAAGGTCGTGGCCGGCTTCGCCCTGCTGCTCCTGCTCGGCTACGCGTTCTCCTGGATCGGCGCGCTGATCGGCCTGACCGTACGGACGCCGGAGGCCGCCACCTCGGGCGGGCTGATCTGGCTGTTCCCGCTGACGTTCATCTCCAACGCCTTCGTCGACTCCAACAAGCTGCCGACGGTCTTCCGGCACATCGCGGAGTGGAACCCGTTCAGCACCACCGTCCAGGCCGCCCGTGAGCTGTTCGGCAACCTGCCGCCCGGCTTCAAGACCCCGGACGCCTGGCCCATGCAGCACCCGATCATCGCCTCGGTGCTGTGGTCGGTGGCGATCCTCGTCTTCTTCCGGACACTCGCGGTCCGCAAGTACCGCAAGGCGGCCGGCTGA
- a CDS encoding ATP-binding cassette domain-containing protein: MPGAIYAEGLVKTFGKVRALDGVDLDVPEGTVLGLLGPNGAGKTTAVRVLTTLLQPDRGTAVVAGIDVLKHPDAVRRSIGLSGQFAAVDEYLTGRENLTMVGRLYQMGGRAAKARATELLERFHLTDAGDRPAKTYSGGMRRRLDLAAALVVSPPVMFMDEPTTGLDPRNRQQLWEVIQELVAGGTTLLLTTQYLEEADHLAHDICVVDHGRVIARGTSDELKARTGGERVEVVVHAAEHIGTADEVLRGFGKGASKIEQHTRKITVPVTGGAKLLAEVIRELDVRGVEIDDIGLRRPTLDDVFISLTGHAAETAESNGEDGAGEGKDGNGKQGDGDGGATAVGDAPSGRRSAAGKGQHR; encoded by the coding sequence ATGCCAGGCGCCATTTACGCCGAGGGGCTGGTGAAGACCTTCGGCAAGGTGAGGGCTCTGGACGGCGTCGACCTCGACGTCCCCGAAGGAACCGTCCTCGGACTGCTCGGCCCGAACGGTGCGGGCAAGACCACCGCCGTACGGGTCCTGACCACCCTGCTCCAGCCGGACCGCGGCACCGCGGTCGTCGCCGGTATCGACGTCCTCAAGCACCCCGACGCGGTACGCCGCTCCATCGGCCTGTCCGGCCAGTTCGCCGCCGTCGACGAGTACCTGACGGGCCGTGAGAACCTGACCATGGTCGGCCGGCTCTACCAGATGGGCGGGCGCGCGGCGAAGGCCAGGGCCACCGAGCTCCTGGAGCGCTTTCACCTCACCGACGCCGGCGACCGTCCGGCCAAGACCTACTCCGGCGGCATGCGGCGCCGGCTCGACCTGGCGGCCGCGCTGGTCGTCAGCCCGCCCGTGATGTTCATGGACGAGCCCACCACCGGCCTGGACCCCCGCAACCGCCAGCAGTTGTGGGAGGTCATCCAGGAACTGGTCGCCGGCGGCACGACGTTGCTCCTCACCACCCAGTATCTGGAAGAGGCCGACCACCTCGCGCACGACATCTGCGTGGTCGACCACGGCCGGGTCATCGCCCGCGGCACCTCCGACGAGCTCAAGGCGCGTACGGGCGGCGAGCGGGTGGAGGTCGTCGTGCACGCCGCCGAGCACATCGGTACGGCCGACGAGGTGCTGCGCGGCTTCGGCAAGGGCGCGAGCAAGATCGAGCAGCACACGCGCAAGATCACGGTGCCGGTGACGGGCGGCGCCAAGCTGCTCGCCGAGGTGATCCGCGAACTCGACGTCCGCGGTGTCGAGATCGACGACATCGGACTGCGCCGGCCGACCCTGGACGACGTGTTCATCTCGCTGACCGGCCACGCCGCGGAGACGGCGGAGAGCAACGGCGAGGACGGGGCCGGGGAGGGCAAGGACGGGAACGGCAAGCAGGGGGACGGCGACGGCGGGGCCACCGCGGTCGGTGACGCGCCCTCGGGACGGCGGTCCGCCGCCGGAAAGGGACAGCACCGATGA